Proteins from one methanogenic archaeon mixed culture ISO4-G1 genomic window:
- a CDS encoding tRNA-splicing ligase RtcB, translated as MSWEGKLNRIDDNRWEIPMDESLGMRTNAVIYANEAMLSQIRSDNAPMQAANVACLPGIVGSSMAMPDIHWGYGFPIGGVAAVDGFEGSISPGGIGFDINCGVRLIKTDLTMEDIGDRKNELIDELYRNVPSGLGSKGLTKVGYEDLDEILRNGSVWAVENGYGWERDLEVTEEYGCMQDADPSVVSDKSRKRGLPQLGSLGSGNHFLEVDLVENIFDERTAKVYGLKEGTLAITVHCGSRGCGHQIATDYLQEMERYVKKNSVDLPDRQLACAPLDSKLGDDYYKAMCCGANYAWANRQMITHWARESFEKVLGRSAEDMGMDVVYDVAHNIAKKERHDIDRHHEDVLVHRKGATRAFAPGRSEITLRYRDVGQPVIIPGNMKVGTYVLAGRKGSMEQTFGSTCHGAGRQMSRKAAISSLSIDNVFKEMESSNIYLRNGSEEGVLEEAPGAYKDVDQVIEVVCNAGLTEKVAKLTPIGVIKG; from the coding sequence ATGTCCTGGGAAGGCAAGTTGAACAGGATCGACGACAACCGGTGGGAGATCCCCATGGACGAGTCCCTGGGCATGCGCACCAATGCCGTCATCTACGCCAACGAGGCCATGCTCTCCCAGATACGCTCCGACAACGCCCCGATGCAGGCCGCCAACGTCGCCTGCCTCCCCGGAATCGTCGGAAGCTCCATGGCCATGCCCGACATCCACTGGGGATACGGTTTCCCCATCGGAGGAGTGGCGGCCGTCGATGGGTTCGAAGGTTCCATCTCCCCCGGAGGGATAGGTTTCGACATCAACTGCGGTGTCCGTCTGATAAAGACCGACCTGACGATGGAGGACATCGGCGACAGGAAGAACGAGCTCATCGACGAACTGTACAGGAACGTCCCGTCCGGATTGGGATCCAAAGGTCTGACGAAGGTCGGATACGAGGATCTGGACGAGATCCTCAGGAACGGATCCGTATGGGCCGTGGAGAACGGCTACGGATGGGAGAGGGACCTGGAGGTCACCGAGGAGTACGGCTGCATGCAGGATGCCGATCCTTCCGTTGTAAGCGACAAGTCGAGGAAGAGGGGACTCCCCCAGCTCGGTTCGCTCGGATCGGGCAACCACTTCCTGGAGGTGGACCTCGTCGAGAACATCTTCGACGAGCGCACAGCGAAGGTCTACGGGCTCAAGGAGGGGACACTCGCGATAACCGTCCACTGCGGTTCCAGGGGATGCGGCCACCAGATCGCCACCGATTATCTGCAGGAGATGGAGCGCTACGTGAAGAAGAACTCCGTGGACCTCCCCGACAGGCAGCTGGCATGCGCCCCGCTGGACTCCAAGCTGGGTGACGATTACTACAAGGCCATGTGCTGCGGCGCCAACTACGCCTGGGCCAACAGGCAGATGATCACCCACTGGGCCAGGGAATCCTTCGAGAAGGTGCTCGGCAGGTCCGCAGAGGACATGGGGATGGACGTCGTCTACGACGTGGCGCACAATATCGCCAAGAAGGAGAGGCACGACATCGACAGGCACCACGAGGATGTACTTGTGCACAGGAAGGGTGCCACCCGCGCGTTCGCCCCCGGAAGGTCTGAAATTACATTGCGCTACAGGGATGTCGGGCAACCCGTCATCATCCCCGGCAACATGAAGGTCGGGACGTACGTCCTGGCCGGAAGGAAGGGCTCCATGGAGCAGACGTTCGGATCCACCTGCCACGGGGCTGGAAGGCAGATGTCCAGGAAGGCGGCCATCAGCAGCCTGTCGATAGACAACGTCTTCAAGGAGATGGAGTCCAGCAACATCTATCTGAGGAACGGTTCCGAGGAGGGCGTCCTGGAGGAGGCCCCCGGAGCGTACAAGGACGTGGATCAGGTCATCGAAGTGGTGTGCAACGCGGGACTCACCGAGAAGGTCGCAAAGCTCACACCGATCGGCGTGATCAAAGGCTGA
- a CDS encoding ornithine carbamoyltransferase ArgF, with amino-acid sequence MGKKNLISVIDMKDEWPDLVDLALKLKAERGHHGDPLKGKSLGMIFEKPSTRTRISFDVAITELGGHAVYLDESKMQIGVHSETMEDTARVMSRFVHGIMYRAFDYKMMDKLGDWSSVPVISGLDNLEHPCQALADMVTIKEKLGGFRGKKLVYLGDGNNVCNSLLYASAIMGIDMVACCPAIRMPNAEIMWNATKIAEANGSKIIASHEPEKACVDADVLYTDTWISMGDSTPEEEAIRIFSPYQVNDELVALAKPTCIVMHCLPAHRGQEITNEVMEGPHSVVFDQAENRLHAQKAVLYTLMKD; translated from the coding sequence ATGGGAAAAAAGAATCTGATATCGGTTATCGACATGAAGGACGAGTGGCCGGATCTCGTGGACCTTGCTCTCAAGCTCAAAGCGGAGCGCGGACATCACGGTGACCCCCTCAAGGGCAAGTCGCTGGGAATGATCTTCGAGAAGCCCAGCACGAGGACCAGGATCTCCTTCGATGTGGCAATCACCGAGCTGGGAGGACACGCGGTCTATCTCGACGAGTCCAAGATGCAGATCGGCGTCCACAGCGAGACCATGGAGGATACAGCGCGTGTCATGAGCCGTTTCGTCCACGGGATCATGTACCGTGCGTTCGACTACAAGATGATGGACAAGCTGGGAGACTGGTCGTCCGTCCCCGTCATCAGCGGACTGGACAACCTCGAGCATCCCTGTCAGGCCCTCGCCGACATGGTCACCATCAAGGAGAAGCTCGGAGGATTCAGAGGGAAGAAACTGGTGTATCTGGGAGACGGTAACAACGTCTGCAACTCCCTCCTGTACGCCAGCGCCATCATGGGGATCGACATGGTCGCATGCTGTCCCGCGATCAGGATGCCCAACGCGGAGATCATGTGGAACGCCACGAAGATCGCCGAGGCCAACGGATCGAAGATCATCGCATCCCACGAGCCCGAGAAGGCCTGCGTGGACGCCGACGTCCTGTACACGGATACATGGATCTCCATGGGAGACAGCACCCCCGAGGAGGAGGCCATCAGGATCTTCAGCCCGTACCAGGTCAACGACGAGCTGGTCGCACTGGCCAAGCCCACATGCATCGTCATGCACTGCCTTCCCGCGCACCGCGGACAGGAGATCACCAACGAGGTCATGGAAGGCCCGCACAGCGTGGTCTTCGACCAGGCAGAGAACAGGCTGCACGCACAGAAGGCTGTCCTGTACACACTGATGAAGGACTGA
- a CDS encoding single-stranded-DNA-specific exonuclease RecJ, with product MPVTDGDRGRMDRDISSAAANLSKAKSILIVSHIDADGITAGSIAKMTAERLGIEHRIMFVSKITPEVIDYVNNTPDDFVWICDLGSGYLSEFTKQNLVITDHHAPDPRWRRKQTVLDSFMSIDHLNPHTYGYDGSYEVCGAGMTYLLAKAIDPRNIDMAFLAVIGAVGDFQDSSHSRLVSINRDILEDAVSNGDVIVENDLRLFGRETRPIIQFFQYCTEPRLEGLTDNPNGCMDMLEFLNIPLKRDNQWRSWNDLSGEEKEKVTDNVLELVPINEQSRIYGEVYTLPKFEKGTGLRDAKEYATVLNSCGRYEDAETGMRICCGDKDALKDAEQNRADHRRHISTALSYVKDNHLIRERRFIQFFDAGDQIKDTVVGIVAGMLLNSPECRHNLPIIAFVDSDDGVKVSARANRDLVDRGLDLAAVMKTAAELVGGYGGGHSVAAGATIPKEEKEDFLDIVEDIVSSQVD from the coding sequence ATGCCGGTTACAGATGGTGACAGGGGCCGCATGGACAGGGACATATCGTCCGCCGCGGCGAACCTCTCGAAGGCCAAGAGCATACTCATCGTATCGCACATCGACGCTGACGGCATCACAGCCGGCTCCATAGCCAAAATGACGGCGGAGCGCCTGGGCATAGAGCACCGCATCATGTTCGTCTCCAAGATCACGCCCGAGGTCATCGATTACGTGAACAACACGCCGGACGATTTCGTCTGGATATGCGACCTCGGCAGCGGTTATCTCTCGGAGTTCACCAAACAGAACCTGGTCATCACGGACCATCACGCGCCGGATCCCCGCTGGAGGAGGAAGCAGACAGTCCTGGATAGTTTCATGTCCATAGACCATCTCAATCCCCACACGTACGGTTACGACGGGTCCTACGAGGTCTGCGGTGCCGGGATGACATATCTCCTGGCGAAGGCCATCGACCCGAGGAACATCGACATGGCGTTCCTCGCCGTCATAGGCGCGGTCGGGGACTTCCAGGATTCTAGCCATTCCAGACTGGTCAGCATCAACCGCGACATCCTGGAGGATGCCGTCTCCAACGGCGATGTGATCGTGGAGAACGACCTCCGCCTCTTCGGGAGGGAGACACGTCCGATCATACAGTTCTTCCAGTACTGCACCGAGCCAAGGCTGGAGGGCCTCACGGACAACCCCAACGGGTGCATGGACATGCTGGAGTTCCTCAACATACCGCTCAAGCGCGACAACCAGTGGAGGTCCTGGAACGACCTCTCCGGCGAGGAGAAGGAGAAGGTCACCGACAACGTGCTGGAGCTCGTCCCGATTAACGAACAGTCCCGCATCTACGGCGAGGTGTACACCCTACCCAAGTTCGAGAAGGGCACCGGCCTCAGGGACGCCAAGGAGTACGCCACGGTCCTGAATTCCTGCGGAAGGTACGAGGATGCGGAGACCGGCATGAGGATCTGCTGCGGCGACAAGGATGCGCTGAAGGATGCGGAGCAGAACCGTGCTGACCACAGGCGCCACATCTCCACTGCGCTTTCATATGTGAAGGACAACCACCTGATCAGGGAGCGCAGGTTCATACAGTTCTTCGACGCCGGCGACCAGATCAAGGATACGGTCGTCGGCATAGTCGCGGGAATGCTGCTTAATTCACCGGAATGCAGGCACAATCTCCCGATAATCGCTTTCGTGGACTCCGATGACGGGGTCAAGGTCTCGGCCAGGGCCAACAGAGACCTGGTCGACCGCGGATTGGATCTCGCCGCCGTGATGAAGACCGCGGCGGAACTCGTGGGAGGTTACGGCGGAGGCCACAGCGTGGCCGCCGGCGCCACCATCCCGAAAGAAGAGAAGGAGGACTTCCTCGACATAGTCGAGGACATCGTTTCCTCCCAGGTGGACTGA
- a CDS encoding RNA-binding protein, whose product MSDIMIRKRKRMREKEIKALSKNLQDLFGIPVFDERDAVDMAESSDFNVIFVGQDILGIVYDGKPFLTIRGILKYRPTARSVTVDMGAVPFVTNGADVMGPGITDADEAVAEGDLVWIKDIKNGAPLAIGVALRSGADLKTKAGGKAIKTIHYVGDKLWKSGE is encoded by the coding sequence ATGTCCGACATAATGATTAGGAAAAGGAAGAGAATGAGAGAGAAGGAGATCAAGGCACTGTCCAAGAATCTCCAGGACCTTTTCGGCATACCTGTGTTCGACGAGCGCGATGCCGTCGACATGGCCGAGAGCTCGGATTTCAACGTCATATTCGTGGGCCAGGACATCCTGGGCATAGTCTACGACGGGAAACCCTTCCTGACCATCAGGGGAATTCTCAAGTACAGGCCCACAGCAAGGTCCGTCACCGTCGACATGGGCGCGGTCCCGTTCGTCACCAACGGCGCGGACGTCATGGGCCCCGGCATCACCGATGCCGACGAGGCGGTCGCCGAAGGCGATCTCGTATGGATCAAGGACATCAAGAACGGCGCTCCGTTGGCCATCGGTGTAGCGCTCAGGTCCGGAGCGGACCTGAAGACCAAGGCCGGCGGCAAGGCCATCAAGACGATACACTATGTGGGCGACAAGCTCTGGAAGTCCGGAGAGTGA
- a CDS encoding HD domain-containing protein, with the protein MDRIKVIQDPVHGNIIVDGIFKDVMDRPEMQRLRSVKQLGLGYLVFPGANHTRFEHCLGTYHLAGRMAYAIGLDKEDSDTVRMAGMLHDICHPPYSHSLESLMERSVGMDHMELARALITGKVPNHKSIDDDLFDGIPPIGEVISREGIDPEEVCNLIAYPDSQSDNLDSYLENHEYFPSKDYAHQIIHGPVDADQMDYLMRDAHYTGLSHGDIDCDRLINTMQVHNDRIVILRGGTTAAEGLMVSRSLMYTSVYFHETTRIAQKMLSKAVEASGVDLSDIYLWTDPDIIQRVIEAGGKGSNCIRRVLNRDINKKAFAVYSADMNEDMASKLIGYADEAGMARLEQEIADQAGIDVFNVGVEITSKSNLQSNMNIGKTDVSIMDDEGKVKSLTRFSPIARALQSRNPYGWAILVSCPAQFRESVERSAKKVLGFSL; encoded by the coding sequence ATGGATCGCATCAAGGTGATACAGGACCCGGTCCACGGGAACATCATCGTGGACGGCATCTTCAAGGACGTCATGGACCGTCCGGAGATGCAGAGGCTCCGCTCGGTCAAGCAGCTGGGTCTCGGTTATCTTGTGTTCCCCGGTGCGAACCATACGCGTTTCGAGCATTGCCTCGGGACATACCATCTGGCAGGGAGGATGGCGTACGCCATCGGCCTGGACAAGGAGGATTCCGACACAGTCCGCATGGCAGGTATGCTCCATGACATCTGCCATCCGCCCTACTCCCACAGTCTGGAATCACTGATGGAGAGGTCCGTGGGCATGGACCACATGGAGCTGGCCCGTGCACTGATCACGGGGAAGGTCCCGAACCACAAATCCATCGACGATGACCTGTTCGACGGCATACCGCCGATTGGCGAGGTCATCTCCAGGGAGGGGATCGATCCGGAGGAGGTCTGCAACCTCATCGCGTACCCCGATTCGCAATCGGACAATCTAGACTCCTATCTGGAGAACCACGAGTACTTCCCTTCCAAAGATTACGCCCATCAGATCATCCACGGTCCGGTCGATGCGGACCAGATGGACTATCTGATGAGGGACGCCCATTACACCGGACTGTCGCACGGGGATATCGACTGCGACAGGCTGATCAACACAATGCAGGTCCACAACGACAGGATAGTCATCCTCAGGGGAGGGACCACCGCCGCGGAGGGCCTGATGGTATCGCGCTCGCTCATGTACACGTCGGTGTACTTCCACGAGACCACGAGGATAGCCCAGAAGATGCTGTCGAAGGCCGTGGAGGCCTCAGGAGTGGATCTCTCGGACATCTACCTGTGGACCGACCCAGACATCATCCAGAGGGTCATAGAGGCCGGAGGGAAGGGATCCAACTGCATCCGCAGGGTCCTGAACCGCGACATCAACAAGAAGGCTTTCGCGGTCTACAGCGCGGACATGAACGAGGACATGGCGTCCAAGCTCATCGGCTACGCGGACGAGGCCGGCATGGCAAGGCTGGAGCAGGAGATCGCAGATCAGGCCGGCATCGACGTGTTCAACGTAGGCGTCGAGATCACTTCAAAGTCAAATCTGCAGAGCAACATGAACATCGGCAAGACCGACGTGTCGATAATGGATGACGAGGGGAAGGTGAAGTCCCTGACCCGCTTCTCGCCCATCGCCAGGGCGCTGCAGTCCAGGAACCCGTACGGATGGGCCATACTGGTATCATGTCCTGCACAGTTCAGGGAATCCGTGGAGAGATCCGCGAAGAAGGTATTGGGATTCAGCCTTTGA